In Populus nigra chromosome 1, ddPopNigr1.1, whole genome shotgun sequence, one genomic interval encodes:
- the LOC133671287 gene encoding scarecrow-like protein 21 yields MESHQYFGYGVTGAGLSYSSSYPPVPSIPNRLFGSLKFDIGNLPSSPFYTQFDCDTYTATLSDSQECYSSTDNLSGVSPSRNSSLESNSNFNRPSPSVDCRLESLQLFSGGTSSLQDASSSQNIKHALQELETALMGPDDDEDLNTSNASLGESSRPQTSDQKPRAWRQGSHVIQNQTSFVSRQRQLGEGAHVEKRQKSMEEVPLHGIPPGDLKQLLIACAKALAENNVSAFDNLTEKARSVVSISGEPIQRLGAYLIEGLVARKESSGANIYRTLKCREPEGKDLLSYMHILYEICPYLKFGYMAANGAIAEACRNEDRIHIIDFQIAQGTQWMTLLQALAARPSGAPHVRITGIDDPVSKYARGDGLEAVARRLSAISEKFNIPVEFHGVPVFAPDVTKEMLDVRPGEALAVNFPLQLHHTPDESVDVNNPRDGLLRMIKSFNPKVVTLVEQESNTNTTPFVTRFVETLNYYLAMFESIDVTLPRDRKERISVEQHCLARDMVNVIACEGKERVERHELFRKWKSRFMMAGFQQYPLSTYVNSVIKTLLRTYSEHYTLVEKDGAMLLGWKDRNLISASAWH; encoded by the coding sequence ATGGAATCGCACCAGTATTTTGGATACGGTGTCACTGGTGCGGGCCTATCCTACTCATCTTCTTATCCGCCTGTTCCTTCTATACCTAATAGGTTGTTTGGCTCATTGAAATTTGATATAGGAAATTTACCCAGCTCACCCTTCTATACTCAATTTGATTGTGATACATACACCGCTACATTAAGTGACAGTCAGGAGTGCTACAGCTCCACAGATAATCTCTCAGGTGTTAGTCCTTCTCGTAACTCTTCACTTGAATCCAACAGTAATTTTAATAGGCCAAGCCCTTCTGTGGACTGTAGACTAGAAAGTCTACAGCTCTTTTCTGGTGGCACTTCGTCGTTGCAAGATGCAAGTTCTAGCCAGAACATAAAACACGCGTTGCAGGAATTGGAGACTGCTCTTATGGGGccagatgatgatgaagatctGAACACGTCAAATGCTTCTCTGGGGGAAAGTAGCAGGCCACAGACATCAGATCAGAAACCTAGGGCCTGGCGCCAGGGTTCTCATGTTATCCAGAATCAGACATCTTTTGTTTCAAGGCAGAGGCAGTTGGGTGAAGGTGCTCATGTCGAGAAACGCCAAAAGTCAATGGAAGAAGTACCTTTGCATGGTATTCCACCTGGGGATCTGAAGCAGCTGTTGATTGCATGCGCTAAAGCTCTTGCCGAAAACAACGTGAGTGCTTTTGATAATTTGACTGAGAAGGCCAGAAGTGTGGTGTCAATCAGTGGAGAACCAATCCAGCGTCTTGGTGCATACTTGATAGAGGGATTGGTAGCAAGGAAGGAGTCATCAGGCGCTAATATTTATCGTACCCTTAAGTGCAGGGAGCCTGAAGGCAAGGACTTGCTGTCTTACATGCACATCTTGTACGAAATCTGTCCATACCTGAAGTTTGGTTACATGGCAGCCAATGGAGCCATTGCTGAAGCATGCAGAAATGAGGACCGCATCCATATAATAGACTTCCAAATTGCTCAGGGAACACAGTGGATGACTCTCCTTCAAGCTCTTGCAGCCAGACCAAGTGGTGCTCCACATGTGCGTATTACAGGTATTGATGATCCTGTTTCTAAATATGCCCGTGGGGATGGATTAGAGGCAGTTGCGAGACGGTTGAGTGCAATTTCTGAGAAATTTAATATCCCTGTAGAGTTTCATGGGGTACCAGTTTTTGCTCCAGACGTGACAAAGGAAATGCTTGACGTTAGGCCTGGAGAGGCTCTAGCTGTAAACTTTCCCTTGCAGCTCCACCACACCCCTGATGAAAGTGTTGATGTGAACAACCCAAGAGATGGGCTGCTTCGTATGATCAAATCATTCAATCCCAAGGTAGTCACTTTGGTGGAGCAAGaatcaaatacaaacacaacCCCTTTCGTCACTCGGTTTGTAGAAACTCTAAACTATTACTTGGCAATGTTTGAATCCATTGATGTGACGCTGCCAAGGGATCGAAAGGAGCGTATTAGTGTGGAGCAGCATTGTCTAGCCAGGGATATGGTAAATGTCATTGCTTGTGAGGGGAAGGAGAGGGTGGAGCGCCACGAGCTCTTTCGCAAGTGGAAGTCTAGATTCATGATGGCAGGTTTCCAGCAATACCCTTTGAGCACATATGTGAACTCTGTGATAAAGACCTTGCTGAGGACTTACTCAGAGCACTATACATTGGTGGAAAAGGATGGAGCTATGCTGTTGGGATGGAAAGATAGGAATTTGATCTCTGCTTCTGCCTGGCATTGA